The Herbaspirillum sp. DW155 genomic interval CATGCGGAAGTAGGCCGTCTGATCGGCCAGTTGATGGCCTGAGAAAAGCGCCGCCTGTTCAGCCGGCGAAGCTGAACGAGACCGCGCCGACGCCCTCCAGCGCCGCCTCGACCTGCAGCCCGGCGCGCGCCCGTTGCAGACCGGTGCAGGAACCGGTGGTGATGATCTGTCCCTGGCGCCAGGGCTGGCCGCGGCGTGCGCAGTGCAGCGCCAGCCAGCCCAGCATCGGCCACAGATCCGCCGGATTGCCACCAAGGGTGCGGGTGATTTCCTGACCATCGATGAAGAGGCTGGCTGCCACCTGGCGCAGCGACAGCACAGCCGGCAGCGGCTGCGGCATGCCGGTCACCAGGGCGCCATGGCTTTGCAGGTCGGCCATGCCGGCCCAGGGATTGGTACAGGGCGGATGACCCAGCCGGGTCTCCACCACTTCGATGGCCGGCAGGATGGCATCAAAGACCGTGCGCAGCTCGGCCTCGTCCGGCACCCGTGCGCCCGGATCGTAATCACGCCCCACCCGCAGAGCCAGTTCCACTTCCAGCCCGCGCATGCGCCACTGCGGTCCGGCCAGCGTCGTACCGGACGGCACTACGCCCGAGGCCGGTAACGGCGCACAGCCCGGCAGGCTGCCATCCCCCTTGCTGCCGACCTTCCAGCCACCAGCCGGCCCGAGGCGCCGCAATTGGGCGTCCTGCACGGCATAGGCGGTTTCGGCATCGCCTACGGCCAGCCGGCGCCAGTCCAGGGCCAGGCCGCTGTGGCGGGCGTCGAGCAGAAGTTGGGTGGCGGCGTCGATGTGCATGCGCGAAGTCTCCGGGGCAGAAATGAATGCAGCGCGCATTGTACTGGCTGGCAGGCCCCCCCGCCCACTGCAGCGCGGCAATGAACTCGCGGCCGCCAGCACGCTCCGACCAGGATGCCGATAATGGCAGGCAGCGCTTGACTTCGAGTGCACTCCAACTTCTAGACTGGCTGCCATGACGACTTCCCTGACCATTGCCCAAGCGGCCGACGCGACCGGCCTGTCGGTGTATACCCTGCGCTATTACGAACGCATCGGTCTGCTCGATCCGGTGGAGCGGCGCGACAACCGCCATCGCCGCTACACCCAGGAAGACCTGAACTGGATCGACTTCCTGAAGAAGCTCAAGGCCACCGGCCTGCCGGTGCGCGCCATGCTGCGCTATGCCGAGCTGCGCCGGGCGGGCAATACCGTGGAGGTCTCTTATTTCACTGGATGATTTTGAGGTGGCGGCCCGTAAAGTCCTACCTCATCCTATTTTTGCGTATATATCGGGGGCCGCTGAAGACAATAAGTCCCTGACGGGAAATCGCAGGGCATTTGACTCCGTCAGGTTTTAGCCTCGGGTGCTCGTTGACGTGTCGAAGAGAGCTCAAGCGGTCGACATTTTCGGCATGCTATACGACTCTCCTATTGGAGTTGCACCTGTGGGCGTCAGTGCCATAGCGGCCTATCAAGGAGATATTGTCCTTGCAGAAGCCGCTGCTGCAGAAAATATACCTGCCATCATGAGCGGTTCGTCGCTTATTAAGATGGAGACGGTTCATTCCACAGCTCCTAACACTTGGTTTCAGGCATACCTCCCTGGAGTCGAGTCTAAACGAGACGCCTTGCTCGAGCGCATCGGGGCTGCAGGTTATGAGACGCTTGTGGTTACCGTGGACATTTCCGTCTGGGCAAATCGAGAAAACAACGTTCGCGCCGGATTCTCATTGCCACTTCGCCCCTCTGCGAAGTTGGCATGGGAGGGGGCCACCCACCCACGTTGGCTGCTCCAGACATTCCTTCGGACGCTCGCAACGACCGGTATGCCACACTTTGAAAACTCATTCGCCACCAGGGGAGCACCAATTCTTTCTGCTTCAGCTCTGCGTGACACCAACGGACGAGACCATTTGTCCTGGTCAGACCTCGAGCGTATCCGCCGGCAGTGGAAAGGTAACTTGGTCCTAAAAGGTATATTGCACCCCGAGGATGCCAAGAAGGCCGTTTCAATGGGGGCTGATGGCATCACCGTGTCCAACACAGAGGCCGTCAACTTGACGGCGCCGTTGAGCCGTTTCTTTCATTGCCAAAGATTTGCGACGAAGTTGGACACAAAGCGGTAGTGATGATGGATAGTGGCGTTCGTCGGGGAAGTGACGCACTCAAAGCGCTAGCTCATGGTGCTCAGTTAGTGTTTCTTGGCAAACTCTTTATCTATGCCGCCGCTGTCGGTGGTAAGGCTGGCGTCTCACACGCGATATCTCTCCTCCGGGATGAAATCGACCGCAACATGGCAATGCTGGGCACTACATCCATCGACGAAGTGGGCCCTGACGTGCTCGCTTGAAGCGGCTTCTGGTGGAGTCGGCCTTGCTAAGTAAGGTCTGCCGCTAAGGATGCGTTTGCAAGGAACA includes:
- a CDS encoding fumarylacetoacetate hydrolase family protein, whose product is MHIDAATQLLLDARHSGLALDWRRLAVGDAETAYAVQDAQLRRLGPAGGWKVGSKGDGSLPGCAPLPASGVVPSGTTLAGPQWRMRGLEVELALRVGRDYDPGARVPDEAELRTVFDAILPAIEVVETRLGHPPCTNPWAGMADLQSHGALVTGMPQPLPAVLSLRQVAASLFIDGQEITRTLGGNPADLWPMLGWLALHCARRGQPWRQGQIITTGSCTGLQRARAGLQVEAALEGVGAVSFSFAG